A single Pseudomonas putida DNA region contains:
- a CDS encoding CpsD/CapB family tyrosine-protein kinase has protein sequence MDRITPAIGKNIHQVSPATPETAQVPSVMEKPGELGQFDYVQTRVVPLNAELLERNRIVSFNKNSNMSGAIDLLRTQVLQAMEDNGWRTLAITSPTPEAGKTVLAVNLAMSIAHHTNKTALLVDFDLRRPRVGSSLGLPMEKALNDVLNGKAWLEEALVNPTLPRFVVLPTREPVPMSTEVLSSPKVSNLITDLRDRYDSRICIFDLPPLLSSDDAITVLPKFDCVLLVVANGMNSKKDIEDCLYHLASSNLVGAVLNKADEQPRTYY, from the coding sequence ATGGACAGAATTACGCCGGCTATTGGTAAGAACATTCACCAGGTTTCGCCTGCCACCCCCGAGACGGCGCAGGTACCTTCGGTCATGGAGAAGCCCGGGGAGCTCGGCCAGTTCGATTACGTACAGACCAGGGTGGTGCCGCTGAATGCGGAGCTCCTGGAGCGTAACCGGATCGTTTCCTTCAACAAGAACTCGAACATGAGCGGGGCGATCGACCTGCTGCGCACACAGGTGCTGCAGGCCATGGAGGACAATGGCTGGCGTACGCTGGCAATCACCTCGCCAACGCCCGAGGCGGGCAAGACGGTGCTGGCCGTCAACCTGGCCATGAGCATCGCCCACCACACCAACAAGACGGCCTTGCTGGTCGACTTCGACCTGCGCCGCCCGCGGGTGGGCAGCAGCCTCGGCCTGCCGATGGAGAAGGCGCTGAACGACGTGCTCAACGGCAAGGCCTGGCTCGAAGAGGCGCTGGTTAACCCGACGCTGCCACGCTTTGTAGTGCTGCCGACACGCGAGCCGGTACCGATGTCCACCGAGGTGCTGTCGTCACCCAAGGTCAGCAACCTGATCACCGACCTGCGCGACCGTTATGACTCGCGGATCTGTATTTTCGACTTGCCGCCACTGCTGAGTTCGGATGACGCGATCACCGTGCTGCCGAAGTTCGACTGCGTGTTGCTGGTGGTGGCCAATGGGATGAACAGCAAGAAGGATATCGAGGATTGCCTGTACCACCTGGCCTCGTCGAACCTGGTTGGGGCGGTACTGAACAAGGCGGATGAACAACCGCGGACTTACTACTGA
- the galE gene encoding UDP-glucose 4-epimerase GalE, whose amino-acid sequence MKYLVVGGAGYIGSHMVKHLLRAGHEVVVADLEAPAPGIEWVCLDIADGHALDALFSDYHFDAVFHFASFIQVGESVVDPDKYYLNNVCATLSLLEAMVRAGIKRLIFSSSAAVYGDPQYVPIDEQHPKLPINPYGRSKWMVEQMLEDFDRAYGLRSVSLRYFNAAGADPDGELGECHEPETHLIPLILQAASGRREAVTVFGHDYDTPDGTCIRDYIHVADLASAHALAVEYLLRDGATVSFNLGNGLGFSVQEVIETARTVTGRQIAVIEAPRRAGDPPRLVADAEKARAVLGWQPVFSSLDEIVSHAWEWEQKYPWK is encoded by the coding sequence ATGAAGTACTTGGTTGTCGGTGGTGCAGGTTATATCGGCTCACACATGGTCAAGCACCTGCTGCGTGCCGGCCATGAGGTGGTGGTGGCGGACCTTGAGGCGCCGGCGCCCGGCATCGAATGGGTATGCCTGGACATCGCCGACGGCCACGCGCTGGACGCCCTGTTCAGCGATTATCACTTCGACGCGGTGTTCCATTTCGCCTCGTTCATCCAGGTCGGTGAGTCGGTGGTCGACCCCGACAAGTACTACCTGAACAACGTCTGCGCGACCCTGAGCCTGCTAGAGGCCATGGTACGGGCAGGTATCAAGCGGCTGATCTTCTCTTCAAGTGCCGCCGTGTATGGCGACCCACAGTATGTGCCCATCGACGAGCAACACCCGAAGCTGCCGATCAACCCCTACGGGCGCAGCAAATGGATGGTGGAACAGATGCTCGAGGACTTCGACCGGGCTTATGGCCTGCGCTCGGTAAGCTTGCGTTACTTCAACGCAGCCGGCGCTGACCCGGATGGCGAGTTGGGCGAATGCCATGAACCAGAAACCCACCTGATCCCGCTGATCCTGCAGGCAGCTTCCGGGCGGCGCGAGGCCGTGACCGTGTTCGGCCATGACTACGACACACCGGATGGCACCTGCATCCGTGACTATATCCATGTTGCCGACCTGGCTTCGGCGCACGCGCTGGCAGTGGAGTACCTGCTGAGAGATGGTGCAACCGTATCCTTCAACCTGGGCAACGGGCTGGGCTTTTCGGTGCAGGAAGTGATCGAGACAGCGCGCACGGTGACTGGCCGGCAGATCGCTGTCATCGAAGCGCCGCGCCGCGCCGGTGACCCGCCCCGGCTGGTGGCGGATGCTGAGAAAGCCAGGGCAGTGCTGGGCTGGCAGCCCGTGTTCAGTTCACTGGATGAGATCGTGAGTCACGCGTGGGAGTGGGAGCAGAAGTATCCCTGGAAGTGA
- a CDS encoding polysaccharide biosynthesis/export family protein produces MVRLLMSVLCALVVWSGIAAADTSSSAYLLSPGDKVMISVWQEDTLRQETVVLPDGSITFPLAGRVDVAGLEATAVAKKIETALKPYLAQPNVSVVVTSTAGNLVYVQGKVIKPGPVPMAGPTAVLQALSMSGGMDKFADESAIKVIRGQKVMPVRYKDLVSGRDMSTNFQLQAGDTLVVP; encoded by the coding sequence ATGGTACGTTTGCTGATGTCCGTTCTCTGTGCCTTGGTGGTGTGGTCTGGCATCGCCGCTGCCGACACTTCCTCTTCTGCCTACCTGTTAAGCCCCGGCGACAAAGTCATGATTTCGGTCTGGCAGGAAGATACCCTGCGTCAAGAAACCGTGGTCCTTCCCGATGGCAGTATCACCTTCCCGCTGGCGGGTCGCGTGGATGTCGCCGGCCTTGAAGCTACCGCCGTGGCGAAAAAGATCGAGACCGCGCTGAAACCTTACTTGGCCCAGCCCAATGTCAGCGTGGTGGTCACCAGCACGGCAGGCAACCTTGTGTATGTGCAAGGCAAAGTGATCAAGCCCGGCCCGGTGCCGATGGCAGGCCCTACGGCGGTGCTTCAGGCCTTGAGCATGTCGGGTGGAATGGACAAATTCGCCGACGAAAGTGCCATCAAGGTCATTCGCGGCCAAAAGGTCATGCCGGTGCGATACAAGGATCTGGTTTCTGGGCGTGACATGTCCACCAACTTCCAACTTCAGGCTGGCGATACGCTGGTCGTACCTTGA
- the eppA gene encoding EPS-associated small membrane protein EppA, whose amino-acid sequence MRSTLFIKSIFLLVLMSGAARAADSYMSQTNIVPLATAGWLFAFAIIGFVAVANRKKI is encoded by the coding sequence ATGCGCTCGACTCTCTTCATCAAATCGATATTCCTGTTGGTGTTAATGAGTGGTGCAGCGCGAGCCGCAGACTCTTACATGAGTCAAACCAATATTGTGCCGCTGGCAACCGCAGGTTGGTTGTTTGCATTTGCCATTATCGGCTTTGTGGCGGTGGCCAACAGAAAGAAGATCTAA
- a CDS encoding O-antigen ligase family protein has product MPEHLRALVVILLVASVVFFMARRPATDLIPLTDFKRRRNLWFALTLVAFVAHSFWLYAGAATVILLVAQRREHNPLALFFLLLFLIPPAMTEVPGFGVINYLFDINHQRVLTLCVLLPAALVLSKQSESVRFGRLLPDKLLLASLVLTSALALRETTVTDTLRQVLSLYIDVFLPYYVASRGLRELSDFKDALLAFVIAGFLLALLGVAEYVRHWLLYNALIDALGLQWDMKAYLSRGGSLRASVTTGQAIVLGYVMAVAMGLFLFVQHFVQKPAHRYLGALLLAAGLFAPLSRGPWIGAGVIVVVFIAMGRHAVSRLALLALAGVLAIPLLSVMPGGDKVLDLLPFIGKVDTENITYRQRLLDNSWIVIQRNPLFGSFDYRSTPEMQSMIQGEGIIDIVNTYVGLALRVGLVGLGLFLGFFACILLGIRKAMRPFTDNADPHRLLGRVLLATLLGILVTIFTVSSITVIPIVYWSIAGLSVAYIEMLRRQAATETSQVTTISLQPR; this is encoded by the coding sequence ATGCCTGAACATTTAAGAGCCCTGGTCGTCATTCTGCTTGTGGCCAGTGTGGTTTTCTTCATGGCCCGGCGTCCGGCAACGGACCTGATCCCCCTGACGGACTTCAAGCGACGCCGCAACCTGTGGTTTGCCTTGACCCTGGTGGCATTCGTTGCCCACAGCTTCTGGCTGTATGCCGGCGCCGCCACGGTCATCCTGCTGGTCGCCCAACGCCGCGAGCACAACCCGCTGGCGCTGTTCTTCCTGTTGCTGTTCCTGATCCCGCCAGCCATGACTGAAGTGCCTGGCTTTGGCGTGATCAACTACCTGTTCGACATCAACCACCAACGCGTCCTGACCCTGTGCGTGCTGCTGCCAGCTGCGTTGGTGCTGAGCAAGCAAAGCGAAAGCGTTCGCTTCGGCCGCCTGCTGCCCGACAAGCTGCTGCTGGCCAGCCTGGTGCTGACCAGCGCGCTTGCCCTGCGCGAGACCACCGTCACCGACACGCTGCGCCAGGTGCTAAGCCTGTATATCGATGTGTTCCTGCCCTACTACGTGGCCAGCCGTGGCTTGCGTGAGCTCAGCGACTTCAAGGACGCCCTGCTGGCGTTCGTCATCGCAGGCTTCCTCCTGGCGCTGCTCGGGGTTGCCGAGTATGTACGCCACTGGCTGCTGTACAACGCCCTGATCGATGCCCTGGGCCTGCAATGGGACATGAAAGCCTACCTGAGCCGGGGTGGCTCGTTGCGTGCCAGCGTCACCACCGGCCAGGCCATCGTGCTCGGCTATGTGATGGCGGTGGCAATGGGCCTGTTCCTGTTCGTGCAGCACTTCGTGCAGAAACCTGCGCACCGTTATCTGGGCGCCCTGCTACTGGCCGCCGGGCTGTTTGCGCCGCTTTCGCGCGGCCCGTGGATAGGCGCAGGCGTGATCGTGGTGGTGTTCATCGCGATGGGCAGGCACGCCGTGTCGCGCCTGGCGCTGCTGGCACTGGCCGGGGTACTGGCCATACCGTTGCTGAGCGTCATGCCCGGTGGCGACAAAGTGCTCGACCTGCTGCCCTTCATCGGCAAGGTGGACACGGAGAACATCACCTACCGCCAACGCCTGCTGGACAATTCGTGGATCGTCATCCAGCGCAACCCGCTGTTCGGCTCGTTCGATTACCGCAGCACCCCGGAAATGCAATCGATGATCCAGGGCGAAGGCATCATCGACATCGTCAACACCTACGTCGGCCTGGCCTTGCGCGTCGGCCTGGTGGGGCTGGGGCTGTTCCTGGGCTTTTTCGCCTGCATCCTGCTGGGTATCCGCAAGGCGATGCGACCGTTCACTGACAACGCCGACCCGCACCGCCTGCTGGGGCGGGTATTGCTGGCGACCCTGCTGGGGATCCTGGTGACCATTTTCACTGTCAGCAGCATCACGGTCATCCCGATCGTGTACTGGTCGATTGCCGGGCTCAGCGTCGCCTACATAGAAATGTTGCGCCGACAGGCCGCAACCGAGACCAGCCAGGTGACCACCATCAGCCTTCAACCGAGGTAG
- a CDS encoding cellulase family glycosylhydrolase, giving the protein MPSLALCTWTRTSLLVGLLALPVSGWASDWVVRVDEQNGLPTLTHGGGPAFVPSFDFWGANWGWTGFYPALKVEGPYRYTVTGSNKDLDFDLKADIQKPQAQTLTWDFDLQAHSRQSGVMGGGIVWRFDPTLIAGEMGDPVLLPENRGWAWGKNPKGPHVEMRFDPPLAKVYFERGNTDQVRTFFYTDPIKPGQQQIKAQLSVTGDITIGQTATERFGITDPATWPDDQLDWRTSPVDLSFLNAAEKPAGKRGFVKADGEQLVFADGTPVRFWGTNMAAYSLFRTPDEEIKQQAKRLSALGFNLVRLHHHDSPWVTPNVFGDLQQLKDTQQLSDESLKKIDLWIKSLKDEGIYVWLDLHVSRPLTAADNIYGFDELPKEHSVASLKGYLFVNVTMQQAMKRFAEQYLTHVNSYTGLAYKDDPAIAAVLITNENDVTHHFGNALLPDKNVPKHNRLYMDQAKAFAERHDLPEDKTWRAWEHGPSKLFLNDLEQRFYADMISYLHTLGVKVPIATTSTWGLNGLSSLPALTAGDVVDAHSYGGLGQLEKNPLSSDGMIHWLGAAQVLGKPMTVTEWNAEPFPLPDRHSLPLYVAGTGSHQGWDAIMQYAYSQQAFYEQWRRADNWNAYNDPGLIATLPAAALLYRRQDVHQAKTRYVFAPTAATLFNQEISPANSVMLRTAMEKGRLQIAMPKTPELPWLQAGVIPADAQVLKDPGQSLIDSDASEAVTDTGELRHNWQQGLYTIDTPMTQAATGWLGGQSLNVGDIQLQLKTAYASVVVQSLDAKPLTQSRSLLISLGSRAVPRPDDVTPFHVEPLQGSLSIKAPAGLKLYSRSSDGQEKALPASYKDGRYLITFDGQHMANWLFLK; this is encoded by the coding sequence ATGCCCAGCCTTGCCCTGTGTACATGGACCCGCACATCGTTACTGGTCGGCCTGCTGGCATTGCCCGTGAGCGGCTGGGCGTCAGACTGGGTCGTGCGTGTGGACGAACAGAACGGCTTGCCCACCCTGACCCACGGTGGTGGCCCGGCTTTCGTGCCCAGCTTCGACTTCTGGGGCGCGAACTGGGGCTGGACGGGGTTCTATCCGGCGCTCAAGGTCGAAGGGCCCTACCGCTACACGGTGACCGGCAGCAACAAGGACCTGGACTTCGACCTGAAGGCCGACATCCAGAAGCCCCAGGCGCAAACCCTCACCTGGGACTTCGACCTGCAGGCGCACAGCAGGCAGAGTGGCGTGATGGGCGGCGGCATCGTCTGGCGCTTCGACCCCACGCTGATCGCCGGGGAAATGGGCGACCCGGTGCTGCTACCGGAAAACCGCGGCTGGGCGTGGGGCAAGAACCCCAAGGGGCCGCACGTCGAAATGCGCTTCGACCCACCGCTGGCCAAGGTCTATTTCGAACGGGGCAACACCGACCAGGTGCGCACCTTCTTCTACACCGACCCGATCAAGCCCGGGCAACAGCAGATCAAGGCGCAGTTGAGCGTGACCGGCGATATCACCATCGGCCAGACCGCCACCGAACGCTTTGGCATCACCGACCCCGCGACCTGGCCGGATGACCAGCTCGACTGGCGCACCTCGCCGGTTGACCTGTCGTTCCTCAACGCAGCGGAAAAACCGGCCGGCAAGCGCGGCTTCGTCAAGGCCGATGGCGAACAGCTGGTGTTCGCTGACGGCACACCGGTGCGCTTCTGGGGCACCAACATGGCGGCCTACTCGCTGTTCCGCACGCCCGACGAGGAAATCAAGCAACAGGCCAAGCGCTTGTCGGCCCTGGGCTTCAACCTCGTACGCCTGCACCACCACGACTCCCCCTGGGTGACGCCCAACGTCTTCGGTGACTTGCAGCAGCTCAAGGATACCCAGCAGCTTAGCGACGAGTCGCTGAAGAAGATCGACCTGTGGATCAAGAGCCTCAAGGACGAAGGCATCTACGTATGGCTCGACCTGCATGTGTCACGCCCGCTCACCGCAGCGGACAACATCTATGGCTTCGACGAGCTGCCCAAGGAGCACTCGGTCGCCAGCCTCAAGGGCTACCTGTTCGTCAACGTCACCATGCAGCAAGCGATGAAGCGCTTTGCCGAGCAGTACCTGACCCACGTCAACAGCTACACCGGGCTCGCCTACAAGGACGACCCGGCAATTGCCGCGGTGCTGATCACCAACGAGAACGACGTCACCCACCACTTCGGCAATGCGCTGCTGCCTGACAAGAATGTTCCCAAGCACAACCGCCTCTACATGGATCAGGCCAAGGCCTTCGCCGAGCGCCACGACTTGCCGGAAGACAAGACCTGGCGCGCCTGGGAGCACGGCCCCTCGAAGCTGTTTCTCAACGACCTGGAGCAGCGCTTCTACGCTGACATGATCAGCTACCTGCACACCCTCGGGGTCAAGGTGCCGATCGCCACCACCAGTACCTGGGGCCTCAATGGCCTGTCCTCGCTGCCAGCACTGACCGCTGGCGACGTGGTCGACGCGCACAGCTACGGCGGCCTCGGCCAGCTGGAGAAGAACCCGCTGAGCAGCGACGGCATGATCCACTGGCTGGGTGCGGCCCAGGTGCTGGGCAAGCCGATGACCGTCACCGAATGGAACGCCGAACCCTTCCCCCTGCCCGATCGCCACTCGCTGCCGCTTTACGTGGCCGGCACCGGCAGCCATCAGGGTTGGGACGCGATCATGCAATACGCCTACAGCCAGCAAGCGTTTTATGAACAGTGGCGCCGGGCCGACAACTGGAATGCCTACAACGACCCGGGGCTGATTGCCACCCTCCCCGCGGCCGCCCTGCTCTATCGGCGCCAGGACGTGCACCAGGCCAAGACCCGCTACGTTTTCGCGCCCACCGCAGCCACCCTGTTCAACCAGGAGATTTCCCCAGCCAACTCGGTGATGCTGCGCACAGCCATGGAGAAAGGCCGCCTGCAGATCGCCATGCCGAAAACCCCGGAGTTGCCGTGGCTGCAGGCCGGCGTGATACCTGCCGATGCGCAGGTATTGAAAGACCCTGGGCAGTCGCTGATCGATAGCGATGCCAGTGAGGCGGTAACCGACACCGGCGAGCTGCGGCACAACTGGCAGCAGGGCCTGTACACCATCGATACACCCATGACGCAGGCGGCAACCGGATGGCTGGGCGGCCAGTCGCTCAACGTGGGTGACATCCAGCTCCAGCTGAAAACCGCCTACGCCAGCGTCGTGGTGCAGAGCCTGGACGCCAAACCGCTCACCCAGTCGCGCAGCCTGCTGATTTCGCTGGGCAGCCGCGCCGTGCCCAGGCCCGACGACGTAACGCCGTTCCATGTCGAACCCCTGCAAGGCAGCCTGAGCATCAAGGCGCCGGCGGGCCTGAAACTCTACAGCCGCAGCAGCGACGGCCAGGAAAAAGCCCTGCCGGCGAGCTACAAGGATGGGCGTTACCTGATCACTTTCGATGGCCAGCACATGGCCAACTGGCTGTTCTTGAAATAG
- a CDS encoding GumC family protein yields the protein MKSEYELSIKDYIAIIKDRALLLGVVIVVVLAATVGVAISVPPIYQSTGTILVESQQISPDLVSAGNNSFADERIEVIRQRVMTRENLLRIIDKYNLFADRGSRLSETDKIEQMRSAIVVATLSTFVKGRGEATVAFTVSYEDKRADVAKEVADELVSLFLNENMKQRTERATETTEFLTQEANKLGAELADLENQLADFKQTHSNALPENQQLRMSMLSRSELEYREVDRDYKAAQEELRYLELELAAANSGAPAQAANGRAVAPDPQDLPGLKAEYARLLTKYTEAHPDVVAIKRKIDVLKASGDQGIAAAGALNLDAARVRTKMAAAQSRIASLAEQKRQLTTKMEGYEADILEAPQVERGLVTLMRDHDNARKKYEEIRNKEMGAKITESLEQENKAERFVLLEPPLMPEKPVKPNRKKIVALGLVLAPAAGGGLVMLLEMLNQRVRGVGALESVLGRRVLVAVPYISTKADKARRKKLLSMMIGAGLLLVAILLVVVHVVYMPLDLLLYKAMARFE from the coding sequence ATGAAATCTGAGTACGAGCTTTCTATCAAAGATTACATTGCCATCATCAAGGATCGTGCCTTGCTGTTGGGGGTTGTCATAGTGGTCGTGCTGGCGGCGACCGTCGGGGTGGCAATCAGCGTGCCACCGATCTATCAATCGACCGGGACCATTCTGGTGGAGTCGCAGCAGATTTCCCCCGACCTGGTCTCGGCCGGCAACAACAGTTTTGCCGATGAGCGTATCGAGGTCATCCGCCAGCGGGTGATGACCCGCGAGAACCTGCTACGGATCATCGACAAGTACAACCTGTTTGCCGACCGCGGCAGCCGCCTCAGCGAAACCGACAAGATCGAGCAGATGCGCAGCGCCATCGTGGTGGCCACGCTCAGCACCTTTGTCAAAGGGCGCGGCGAGGCCACCGTGGCCTTTACCGTTTCCTACGAAGACAAACGCGCGGACGTGGCCAAGGAAGTGGCCGATGAACTGGTGTCGCTGTTCCTCAACGAGAACATGAAGCAGCGCACCGAGCGTGCCACCGAAACCACCGAATTCCTCACCCAGGAGGCCAACAAGCTCGGCGCCGAGCTGGCCGACCTGGAAAACCAGCTGGCAGACTTCAAGCAGACCCATTCCAATGCCTTGCCCGAGAACCAGCAACTGCGCATGAGCATGCTGTCGCGTTCCGAGCTGGAATACCGCGAAGTGGACCGCGACTACAAGGCCGCGCAGGAAGAACTGCGCTACCTGGAGCTGGAACTTGCAGCGGCCAACTCCGGCGCCCCGGCCCAGGCCGCCAACGGCAGGGCTGTAGCCCCTGACCCGCAAGACCTGCCAGGGCTGAAGGCGGAGTATGCGCGCCTGCTGACCAAGTACACCGAAGCGCACCCGGATGTGGTGGCAATCAAACGCAAGATCGATGTGCTCAAGGCCTCGGGCGACCAGGGCATCGCCGCCGCCGGGGCACTGAACCTGGATGCCGCCAGGGTACGCACCAAGATGGCTGCGGCGCAGTCGCGCATCGCATCGCTGGCCGAGCAGAAGCGCCAGCTGACCACCAAGATGGAAGGCTATGAGGCCGACATCCTCGAAGCACCGCAAGTTGAACGCGGCCTGGTGACGCTGATGCGCGATCACGACAACGCGCGCAAGAAGTACGAAGAAATCCGCAACAAGGAAATGGGCGCGAAGATCACCGAAAGCCTCGAGCAGGAAAACAAGGCCGAGCGCTTCGTGTTGCTGGAACCACCGCTGATGCCGGAAAAACCGGTCAAACCCAACCGCAAGAAAATCGTCGCGCTTGGCCTGGTCCTGGCCCCGGCCGCTGGCGGTGGCCTGGTGATGCTGCTGGAAATGCTCAATCAGCGCGTGCGCGGTGTCGGGGCGCTGGAAAGCGTGCTGGGCAGGCGCGTGCTGGTGGCGGTGCCGTATATCTCTACCAAGGCGGACAAGGCCAGGCGCAAGAAGCTGCTATCGATGATGATCGGTGCCGGTTTGCTGCTGGTTGCTATCCTGTTGGTGGTCGTCCATGTGGTTTACATGCCTTTGGACCTCCTGCTTTACAAAGCTATGGCTCGGTTTGAATAG